GGCGCACCACCCGGTCGACCACGGCTGCCTCGAAGCCGGCCGCGACGATCGCGTCCCGGCCCCGGTCGTCCTCGACATAGGCGTCCAGGACGGTGTCCAGCAGGTCGTAGTCCGGCAGCGAGTCGGTGTCGACCTGGTCGGGGCGCAGCTCCGCGGACGGCGGTTTGGCGATGGTGTTCCCGGGGATCGGCGGCACCTCGCCGCGCTCCTCGGCCACCTCGTTGCGCCAGCGCGCCAGCCGGAAGACCAGCGACTTGTAGACGTCCTTGATCGGCCCGTAGGCGCCCACCGAGTCGCCGTACAGCGTGGAGTAGCCGACCGCCAGCTCGCTCTTGTTGCCCGGCGCGAGGACGAGGTGCCCCTCCTGGTTGGAGATGGCCATCAGCAGGGTGCCGCGCAGCCGGGACTGGAGGTTCTCCTCGGCCAGCCCGGTCAGCTCGGTCGCGTTCGTGTAGGCGTCGAACATCGGGGCGATCGAGACCGTCCGGAAGTGCAGGCCGGTGCGGCGGGCCAGCTCGGCCGCGTCGTCGCGGGAGTGCTGCGAGGAGTACCGGCTGGGCATCGAGACGCAGTGGACGTTGTCGGCGCCCAGGGCGTCCACCGCGATGGCGGCGACCAGCGCCGAGTCGATGCCGCCGGAGAGGCCGATCAGTACCGACCCGAAGCCGTTCTTGCGCACGTAGGCCCGGGTGCCGGAGACCAGCGCGGTGTAGATCTCGGCCTCGTCGGCGACCCGGGGCGCGATCTCGGCGACCAGCGGCTCGGCCGGGGCGGGGCCCGTCTCGCCGCCCAGTTCGGTACGGACCAGGTGCAGGCCGTCGCCGAGCAGCAGCCCGTCCGTGTGGTTGGTCCCAGCGGCCGGCAGGTCGAGGTCGAGGACGACCAGCCGCTCCTCGAACTGCGGGGCGCGGGCCAGCACCTCGCCGTCCGCGCCGACCACGATCGAGTCGCCGTCGAAGACCAGCTCGTCCTGCCCGCCGACCATGTTGACGTAGGCGAGGGCGCAGCCCGCCTCGGCGGCCCGGCGGCGCACCAGCTCCAGGCGTACGTCGTCCTTGTCCCGCTCGTACGGCGAGCCGTTGATGACCAGCAGCAGTCCGGCCCCGGCCTCGCGGGCCGCGCTGACCCGCCCGCCGTCCTGCCAGATGTCCTCGCAGATGGCCAGCGCCACGTCGACGCCGTGCACCCGCAGGACGGCGAGCTGGTCGCCCGGCACGAAGTAGCGGTACTCGTCGAAGACGCCGTAGTTCGGCAGGTGGTGCTTGGCGAACCGGGTGACCACCTCGCCCCGGTGCAGCACGGCGGCGCAGTTCTGCGGGGATCCCGCCGGGCGGCCGAGCTTCGCCGACACGTGCTCGGAGCGGCCGAGGTAGCCGACCAGGACGGGCAGTTCTCCCAGGCCCTCGGCCGCGAGCCGGGCGGCCAGCTCGACCAGCGCGGCCCGGGAGGCCTCCACGAAGGAGCCGCGGAGCGCGAGGTCCTCCACCGGGTACCCGGTGAGGGCCATCTCGGGGAAGGCGACCAGCTGGGCACCGGCCTCGGCGGCCCGCCCGGTCCAGCGCAGCACCTCCTCGGCGTTGCGCGCGAGGTCGCCGACGCAGGGATCGATCTGGCACAGGGCGAGACGGAGATTGGGCATGCCCCGAGTGTAATCGTCTATCTGACGCTATGTCTCGGGCGGGCGGCCCCGGTCGGCAGGGCGACGGCAGCGGACGGCCCCGGGGACGGCTCGGGGACGGCGGCGGACGGCCCCGGGGTGGCAGGGGGCGGACCGGCGACGGCCCCGGGCGGGCCGGAGGTGGACCGGGGGTGACCGCCACCCGACCAGGTGTCGGATTTCCGATGATGATCCGCCATGATGGGGGCAGCCGCTCTCGGGCCGGTGCCTTGCGTAACACGAATGTAAAGAGCAGAGGTGAGACTGTCCCCATGGGTAAGCAGCAGGAGTTCGTGCTTCGCACGCTCGAGGAGCGTGACATCCGATTTGTCCGGCTGTGGTTCACCGATGTCCTCGGGTTCCTGAAGTCGGTCGCCGTGGCACCGGCGGAGCTGGAGCAGGCCTTCGAGGAGGGCATCGGCTTCGACGGATCGGCGATCGAGGGCTTCGCCCGGGTCTACGAGTCCGAC
The sequence above is drawn from the Kitasatospora sp. NBC_00315 genome and encodes:
- a CDS encoding NAD+ synthase — its product is MPNLRLALCQIDPCVGDLARNAEEVLRWTGRAAEAGAQLVAFPEMALTGYPVEDLALRGSFVEASRAALVELAARLAAEGLGELPVLVGYLGRSEHVSAKLGRPAGSPQNCAAVLHRGEVVTRFAKHHLPNYGVFDEYRYFVPGDQLAVLRVHGVDVALAICEDIWQDGGRVSAAREAGAGLLLVINGSPYERDKDDVRLELVRRRAAEAGCALAYVNMVGGQDELVFDGDSIVVGADGEVLARAPQFEERLVVLDLDLPAAGTNHTDGLLLGDGLHLVRTELGGETGPAPAEPLVAEIAPRVADEAEIYTALVSGTRAYVRKNGFGSVLIGLSGGIDSALVAAIAVDALGADNVHCVSMPSRYSSQHSRDDAAELARRTGLHFRTVSIAPMFDAYTNATELTGLAEENLQSRLRGTLLMAISNQEGHLVLAPGNKSELAVGYSTLYGDSVGAYGPIKDVYKSLVFRLARWRNEVAEERGEVPPIPGNTIAKPPSAELRPDQVDTDSLPDYDLLDTVLDAYVEDDRGRDAIVAAGFEAAVVDRVVRLVDAAEYKRRQYPPGPKISRKGFGRDRRLPITNRWRRG